From Candidatus Binatia bacterium, one genomic window encodes:
- the nirB gene encoding nitrite reductase large subunit NirB, which produces MDRTTNSDVAPTRVVVVGHGMVAHRFCEKLAERDTTGQFLVTAVGEEPRPAYDRVHLSEFFGGKSAEDLGIADPDWYANTAYTLHVNERVESIDRNARSITTSAGRSVPYETLVLATGSSPFVPPLPGVETPGVFVYRTIEDLERIRAWADKSRRAAVIGGGLLGLEAAKAVVDMGLEAHIVEFADRLMPRQLDAAGAQILRTSIEALGVHVHTGARTRAIVGPGEVCALEFDDAPPLDVDMVIVSAGIRPRDELARACGVSVGERGGIQIDDGLTTSDPHIFAIGECALHSGMVYGLVGPGYTMADVLARRITGEDASFTGADLSTKLKLLGVEVASFGDAFADQARPLEVRSVSFEDKVRGVYQKLVVEGERLVGGILVGDAEPFATLARIAKEAGPIPERPHELLFGANGTATDTASALPDDAQICSCNDVTKGDLLQAIAADDLSTVAEVKTCTRAGTGCGGCIPSVTQVLENALSQSGREVSRNVCEHFAYSREELFWVVKLGRIETFYALLDSHGTGDGCEVCRPVVASILAATWNDLIVRHSTIQDTNDRFLANIQRGGTYSVIPRVPGGEITPDKLIVLGEVAKKYDLYCKITGGQRIDLLGARVDQLPDIWAQLVEAGFESGHAYGKAMRTVKSCIGSTWCRYGVQDSTAFAIEIEERYRGLRAPHKLKSAVSGCVRECAEAQNKDFGIIATENGWNVYLCGNGGSNPRHGDLFATDVTSAEVFRILDRFLMFYIQTAKPLQRTARWLEDLDGGIEYLRTVVLEDSLGIADQLEADMQKLIDSYECEWKAVVESPELRERFQHFADDRAPGEALPFVRERGQRRPAAWPAPTPIHRNGHVPPKKAWTWQRLGQVDQFPENGGAAVRYGNEQIAIYNFSRRAEWYATQATCPHRKDTVLARGLLGDHKGEPKVACPLHKKTFSLHTGDGLSDPSYQVRTFPVEIRGEAVWVQLPPAESLGAELGCPGRAA; this is translated from the coding sequence ATGGACCGAACTACGAACAGTGATGTCGCGCCGACGCGCGTAGTCGTCGTCGGGCACGGGATGGTCGCCCACCGCTTCTGTGAGAAGCTCGCCGAACGCGACACCACCGGGCAGTTCCTCGTAACCGCCGTCGGCGAAGAGCCTCGCCCCGCATACGACCGCGTGCATCTGAGCGAGTTCTTCGGCGGCAAGAGCGCGGAAGATCTCGGGATCGCCGATCCGGATTGGTACGCCAATACCGCGTATACCCTGCACGTGAACGAACGCGTCGAGTCGATCGACCGGAACGCTCGTTCGATCACCACAAGTGCCGGCCGCAGCGTGCCCTACGAGACACTCGTCCTCGCCACGGGATCCTCTCCCTTCGTTCCACCGCTTCCCGGAGTCGAGACGCCGGGCGTGTTCGTCTACCGCACGATCGAAGACCTCGAAAGGATTCGAGCGTGGGCCGACAAGTCGCGGCGGGCAGCCGTCATCGGGGGCGGGCTCCTCGGTCTGGAAGCTGCGAAGGCCGTGGTCGACATGGGGCTCGAAGCCCACATCGTCGAGTTCGCGGACCGGCTGATGCCCAGGCAGCTGGATGCGGCCGGGGCGCAGATCCTGCGGACCTCGATCGAAGCCCTCGGCGTTCACGTTCACACGGGAGCACGGACCAGAGCGATCGTCGGCCCTGGAGAGGTCTGCGCGCTGGAATTCGACGACGCACCACCGCTGGACGTCGACATGGTCATCGTATCCGCCGGCATCCGCCCGCGCGACGAACTCGCCCGGGCGTGCGGGGTGAGCGTTGGTGAACGAGGCGGCATCCAGATCGACGACGGACTGACTACGAGCGATCCGCACATCTTCGCGATCGGCGAGTGCGCTCTACACTCCGGGATGGTCTACGGCTTGGTCGGCCCCGGCTACACCATGGCGGACGTACTCGCCCGGCGTATCACCGGCGAGGACGCCTCCTTCACCGGCGCCGACCTCTCGACCAAGCTCAAGCTCCTTGGCGTCGAGGTCGCGAGCTTTGGCGACGCATTCGCCGATCAGGCACGTCCGCTAGAGGTGCGAAGCGTCTCCTTCGAGGACAAGGTCCGGGGCGTCTATCAAAAGCTGGTCGTCGAGGGCGAAAGGCTCGTCGGCGGCATCCTCGTCGGCGATGCGGAGCCCTTCGCCACCTTGGCGCGTATCGCGAAGGAAGCCGGCCCGATCCCCGAGCGGCCGCACGAACTTCTCTTCGGAGCGAACGGCACGGCCACCGACACGGCGAGCGCGCTGCCCGATGACGCGCAGATATGCTCCTGCAACGACGTCACCAAGGGAGACCTCCTTCAGGCGATCGCGGCCGACGACCTCTCTACCGTCGCCGAGGTGAAGACGTGCACCCGCGCCGGGACCGGCTGTGGAGGCTGCATCCCAAGCGTCACCCAAGTCCTCGAGAACGCGCTCTCACAATCCGGCCGCGAAGTGAGTCGGAACGTCTGCGAGCACTTCGCCTATAGCCGCGAGGAGCTGTTCTGGGTCGTGAAGCTCGGTCGAATCGAAACGTTCTACGCGCTCCTCGACAGCCACGGGACCGGGGATGGTTGTGAGGTGTGCCGTCCCGTCGTTGCTTCCATCCTCGCAGCGACCTGGAACGATCTGATCGTCCGCCATTCGACGATCCAGGACACCAACGATCGGTTCCTCGCAAACATCCAGCGCGGCGGCACCTACTCCGTCATCCCCCGCGTCCCGGGCGGCGAGATCACGCCCGACAAGCTCATCGTACTCGGCGAAGTGGCGAAGAAGTACGACCTCTACTGCAAGATCACCGGGGGCCAGCGCATCGACCTGCTCGGGGCGCGCGTCGACCAGCTGCCCGACATCTGGGCGCAGCTCGTCGAAGCCGGGTTCGAGAGCGGCCACGCCTATGGCAAAGCGATGCGTACCGTGAAGAGCTGCATCGGCTCCACGTGGTGTCGCTACGGCGTCCAGGACTCGACTGCCTTCGCGATCGAGATCGAGGAGCGATACCGCGGCCTTCGGGCCCCGCACAAACTCAAGTCGGCGGTCTCCGGCTGCGTGCGCGAATGCGCGGAAGCCCAGAACAAGGACTTCGGCATCATCGCCACGGAGAACGGCTGGAACGTCTACCTCTGTGGCAACGGCGGCTCGAACCCCAGACACGGCGACCTGTTCGCGACCGACGTTACCAGCGCAGAGGTGTTCAGAATCCTCGATCGCTTCCTGATGTTCTACATCCAGACCGCAAAGCCCCTCCAACGAACGGCGCGGTGGCTCGAGGACCTTGACGGGGGCATCGAGTACCTGAGGACGGTCGTCCTCGAGGATTCCCTCGGGATCGCCGACCAGCTGGAAGCCGACATGCAGAAACTCATCGACTCGTACGAGTGTGAGTGGAAAGCCGTCGTCGAATCGCCGGAACTCCGCGAGCGATTCCAGCACTTCGCCGACGACCGTGCGCCCGGCGAGGCCCTGCCCTTCGTCCGCGAGCGCGGGCAACGCCGGCCGGCCGCTTGGCCCGCTCCCACACCGATCCACCGCAATGGCCACGTCCCGCCGAAGAAGGCCTGGACTTGGCAGAGGCTCGGCCAGGTCGACCAGTTCCCGGAGAACGGTGGTGCCGCCGTCCGCTACGGAAACGAACAGATCGCGATCTACAACTTTTCGCGGCGCGCGGAGTGGTACGCCACGCAGGCGACGTGCCCGCACCGCAAGGACACGGTCCTCGCCCGCGGGCTCCTCGGAGATCACAAAGGGGAACCCAAGGTCGCGTGCCCGCTGCACAAGAAGACCTTCTCCCTGCACACCGGAGATGGCCTGAGCGATCCGAGCTACCAGGTGCGGACGTTTCCCGTCGAGATTCGGGGCGAGGCCGTCTGGGTTCAGCTCCCTCCCGCGGAATCGCTGGGCGCCGAACTCGGCTGCCCGGGACGTGCGGCATGA